Proteins found in one Methanobacterium sp. genomic segment:
- the gatD gene encoding Glu-tRNA(Gln) amidotransferase subunit GatD — MTYIGISREFLESAGISIGDSVKITKDDIYYEGMVLDRAEDADEFHVVLKLKNGYNVGLDIQDAKIELLEKGEKPKIKLEHLEIQKDPGKHDISIISTGGTVASIIDYKTGAVHPAFTADDLLRANPELLEHANIRGKAVFNILSENMRPEYWVDLAHSVADEINEGAYGVVVAHGTDTMHYTSAALSFILDTPVPVVLTGAQRSSDRPSSDAYLNLMNSVTAAKSDIAEVMVCMHATENDDSGLLHRGTKVRKMHTSRRDTFRSINISPIAKVQNGNLKILDKELKYRTRNDGEVNYRDAIEPNVAFIKSYPGISGELIDYHIDKGYKGILLEGTGLGHCPEGIISSIERAGDEKIPVVMASQCLYGMVNMHVYSTGRKLISAGVISAGDMLPETAFVKLIWTLGQTDNMDDARKIMQTNIAGEIQDKMSLKYFLR; from the coding sequence ATGACTTACATTGGAATTTCCAGGGAATTTTTAGAATCTGCAGGAATATCAATTGGAGACAGTGTTAAAATTACAAAAGATGATATTTATTATGAGGGAATGGTTCTGGATAGGGCTGAAGATGCTGATGAATTTCATGTGGTTTTAAAGCTTAAAAATGGTTATAATGTGGGCCTGGACATACAGGATGCAAAAATAGAACTTCTTGAAAAGGGTGAAAAGCCAAAAATTAAATTAGAACACCTTGAAATTCAAAAGGATCCAGGTAAACATGATATATCTATTATATCCACAGGAGGGACTGTTGCTTCAATAATTGATTATAAAACTGGTGCTGTCCACCCGGCATTCACGGCAGACGACCTTTTAAGGGCCAATCCAGAGCTTCTTGAACATGCAAACATCCGGGGCAAGGCTGTTTTTAACATACTAAGTGAAAACATGCGGCCTGAGTACTGGGTTGACCTGGCACATTCTGTTGCAGATGAAATAAATGAGGGTGCCTATGGAGTGGTGGTTGCACATGGAACAGACACCATGCATTACACCTCAGCAGCTTTAAGTTTTATTCTGGATACTCCTGTGCCTGTAGTTCTTACCGGAGCTCAAAGAAGCTCAGACAGACCTTCATCTGATGCATATTTAAATCTCATGAATTCAGTAACTGCAGCTAAATCCGACATTGCAGAGGTTATGGTCTGTATGCACGCCACAGAAAATGACGATTCTGGCCTTTTACACAGAGGTACCAAGGTAAGGAAGATGCACACCTCCAGAAGAGACACTTTCAGGAGTATAAACATTTCTCCTATTGCAAAGGTTCAAAATGGAAATTTAAAAATCCTTGATAAAGAATTAAAATACAGAACAAGGAATGATGGCGAAGTAAACTACCGAGATGCCATAGAACCGAATGTTGCATTTATTAAAAGCTATCCGGGGATATCCGGAGAATTAATTGATTATCATATTGATAAGGGATATAAAGGAATTCTTTTAGAGGGAACTGGTCTGGGGCACTGTCCAGAAGGTATCATATCATCAATAGAGCGTGCAGGGGATGAAAAAATTCCTGTGGTAATGGCATCCCAGTGTCTGTACGGGATGGTAAACATGCATGTTTACAGCACTGGAAGGAAGCTCATCTCTGCCGGGGTGATTTCTGCAGGAGATATGCTGCCTGAAACTGCATTTGTAAAGCTCATATGGACTCTTGGACAGACAGATAACAT